In Brachypodium distachyon strain Bd21 chromosome 2, Brachypodium_distachyon_v3.0, whole genome shotgun sequence, one genomic interval encodes:
- the LOC100823161 gene encoding protein ANTAGONIST OF LIKE HETEROCHROMATIN PROTEIN 1, producing the protein MRSPSSAPRPSSGGGIGAADDDFAFYYSFFQDPNTAAASPLALDDALALAMPRRKRGGDDDDDDRKDAHAPAGAGAGGRKRSIAKILTSLAAIEAEGHTDSAGAADASRRELALLESNADHKSQAMMDYYAKMEGSFDADAQSEAAARSKRSRLSASAAAVVAAEEGAAASTAANSPPRAGQHQRRLWVKDRSQAWWDTCNSPDFPEQEFRRAFRMGRETFDMICEALGSAVAKEDTMLRAAIPVRQRVAVCIWRLATGEPLRLVSKRFGLGISTCHKLVLEVCGAIKSVLMPRFLQWPDEAAAGRFKEGFERSFGVPGVIGAMYTTHIPIIAPKISVAAYFNRRHTERNQKTSYSITLQGVVGPDRAFTDVCIGWPGSMADDVVLEKSMLHQRAAAGMMHDACLVGGASYPLMDWVMVPYTHQNLTWTQHAFNEKVGDIRNVAVDAFLRLKTRWACLQKRTEVKLQDLPVVLGACCVLHNICEMRGEELEPSSPDPPFELFDDDTTPEVPVRSEAAKHERDSIAHNLLHRGFAGTTFF; encoded by the coding sequence ATGAGATCCCCATCCAGCGCCCCTCGTCCCAGCAGCGGAGGAGGGATTGGAGCAGCGGACGACGACTTCGCCTTCTACTACTCCTTCTTCCAGGACCCCAACACCGCCGCTGCGTCCCCGCTCGCGCTCGACGacgccctcgccctcgccaTGCCCCGGAGGAAGCGCGGaggggacgacgacgacgacgaccgcaAGGACGCCCATGCCCCCGcgggtgccggcgccggcggcaggaaGCGCTCCATCGCCAAGATACTCACCTCGCTCGCGGCGATCGAGGCCGAGGGCCACACCgacagcgccggcgccgccgacgcatCCCGCCGCGAGCTCGCCCTGCTCGAGTCCAACGCCGACCACAAGTCGCAGGCCATGATGGACTACTACGCCAAGATGGAGGGCAGCTTCGACGCCGACGCCCAGTccgaggccgccgcgcgctccaAGCGCTCGCGCCtctcggcctccgccgcggccgtcgtggccgccgaggagggcgccgccgccagcacggCCGCCAACTCTCCGCCGCGCGCGGGGCAGCACCAGCGGCGGCTGTGGGTCAAGGACCGGTCGCAGGCGTGGTGGGACACGTGCAACAGCCCCGACTTCCCGGAGCAGGAGTTCCGGCGCGCGTTCCGGATGGGccgggagacgttcgacatGATCTGCGAGGCGCTCGGCTCCGCGGTGGCCAAGGAGGACACCATGCTCCGCGCCGCGATCCCCGTCCGCCAGCGCGTCGCCGTCTGCATCTGGCGCCTGGCCACGGGCGAGCCGCTCCGCCTCGTCTCCAAGCGATTCGGCCTCGGCATCTCCACATGCCACAAGCTCGTCCTGGAGGTCTGCGGCGCCATCAAGTCCGTCCTCATGCCGCGCTTCCTCCAGTGGCccgacgaggccgccgccggcaggttCAAGGAAGGGTTCGAGCGGTCCTTCGGTGTCCCGGGCGTCATCGGCGCCATGTACACCACTCACATCCCCATCATCGCGCCCAAGATCTCCGTCGCCGCCTACTTCAACCGCCGCCACACGGAGCGCAATCAGAAGACGTCCTACTCCATCACGCTCCAGGGGGTGGTCGGCCCCGACCGCGCCTTCACCGACGTCTGCATCGGCTGGCCGGGCTCCATGGCTGACGACGTCGTGCTCGAGAAATCCATGCTTCACCAGCGCGCCGCTGCGGGGATGATGCACGACGCCtgcctcgtcggcggcgcaAGCTACCCGCTCATGGATTGGGTGATGGTGCCGTACACGCACCAGAACCTGACGTGGACGCAGCACGCCTTCAACGAGAAGGTGGGCGACATCCGCAACGTGGCCGTGGACGCCTTCTTGCGGCTCAAGACGCGGTGGGCGTGCCTCCAGAAGCGTACGGAGGTGAAGCTCCAGGACCTCCCCGTGGTGCTGGGCGCCTGCTGCGTCCTCCACAACATCTGCGAGATGCGCGGCGAGGAGCTCGAGCCCTCCTCGCCGGATCCCCCGTTCGAGCTCTTCGACGACGACACCACGCCGGAGGTCCCCGTGCGCTCCGAGGCCGCCAAGCACGAAAGGGACAGCATCGCCCACAACCTCCTCCACCGTGGCTTCGCCGGCACCACATTCTTCTGA